In Diceros bicornis minor isolate mBicDic1 chromosome 23, mDicBic1.mat.cur, whole genome shotgun sequence, a single genomic region encodes these proteins:
- the POPDC3 gene encoding popeye domain-containing protein 3, with translation MERNLTLWKNLIDEHPVCTTWKQEAEGAIYHLASILFVVGFMGGSGFFGLLYVFSLLGLGFLCSAVWAWVDVCAADIFSWNFVLFVICFMQFVHIAYQVRSITFAREFQLLYSSIFQPLGTSLPVFRTIALSSEVVTLEKEHCYAMQGKTSIDKLSLLVSGRIRVTVDGEFLHYIFPLQFLDSPEWDSLRPTEEGLFQVTLTAETDCRYVSWRRKKLYLLFAQHRYISRLFSVLIGSDIADKLYALNDRVYIGKRYHYDIRLPNFYQMSSPKMPRSPLTGHFRNSRQYCDK, from the exons ATGGAAAGAAATTTAACTTTATGGAAGAACCTGATAGATGAACACCCAGTCTGCACCACCTGGAAGCAAGAGGCCGAAGGAGCCATTTATCACCTTGCCAGTATTTTATTTGTAGTAGGTTTTATGGGTGGCAGTGGATTCTTCGGGCTCCTTTACGTCTTCAGTTTGCTGGGGTTGGGTTTTCTCTGCTCTGCTGTCTGGGCTTGGGTAGATGTCTGTGCAGCTGACATATTTTCCTGGAATTTTGTACTGTTTGTCATCTGCTTCATGCAGTTTGTTCATATTGCATATCAAGTTCGCAGCATAACCTTTGCCCGAGAATTCCAGCTATTGTATAGCTCCATTTTCCAGCCTCTAGGGACCTCTTTGCCTGTCTTCAGAACAATTGCTCTGAGCTCTGAAGTGGTTACTTTGGAAAAGGAGCACTGTTATGCCATGCAAGGGAAAACCTCCATTGATAAACTCTCCCTGCTTGTCTCAGGAAG GATCAGAGTGACGGTTGATGGCGAATTTCTGCATTACATTTTCCCCCTCCAGTTCCTGGATTCTCCTGAGTGGGACTCACTGAGACCCACAGAGGAAGGCCTTTTTCAG GTAACCCTCACAGCAGAAACTGATTGTCGATATGTGTCTTGGAGGAGAAAGAAGTTATATTTGCTCTTCGCTCAGCATCGTTACATCTCCCGcctattttcagttttaattgGCAGTGACATTGCAGATAAACTCTACGCCTTGAATGACAGAGTATATATAGGAAAAAGATACCACTATGATATCCGGTTGCCCAACTTCTATCAAATGTCAAGTCCAAAAATGCCCAGATCACCTCTGACAGGACATTTTCGGAATTCCAGACAATATTGTGATAAATGA